Proteins found in one Colletes latitarsis isolate SP2378_abdomen chromosome 8, iyColLati1, whole genome shotgun sequence genomic segment:
- the Cno gene encoding adherens junction formation factor afadin isoform X7, with protein MTVSEEMATELASKKAEREALRGVIQQWNANRLDLFELSEPNEDLEFHGVMRFYFQDSGQKVATKCIRVASDATSQAVIETLIEKFRPDMRMLSVPEYALYEIHENGEERKLRLDEKPLLVQLNWHIDDREGRFLLRRIDDKTNAQGVGFSCSDGSSFRRKLSKREKKQMKKQEKLSRLKSLEQDENAVPVDQNGVAEKLYTELPETSFTRSISNPEAVMRRRRQQKLERKLQQFRSKDGGPDTGGTLKIYGEALCKDVPYKTLLLSVRDSAVQVVREMLSKYGLEKVDPQQYCLVQVNSEHVSGGTQQEYILDDDECPLAILMNHPSARGSIMFHVRRRPADYVPRKRKKKPSGKWNEFDHRYEDERLPFLLELNPDGSDVPNGAGIRHRLQPNVTEVGSERPIGPQAVQAQTLTLTGPMVMPRHCVIAFTENIVTLTPCSRDAHTYVNNQRIHQTTILQNGAIVKFGRLHTFRFIDPAPEERIRQRHDSGRQIEYGYDRRSPDLTNQETNAERYGSASGTPNGGQVQVQGQGQPGQDQPSHPSSPSKSAASGSAAVCLARSPNHAPESTHNYETTFDLDGNVETASLTSSRDGNRTLQNDRQPRGTDPILPAVLEFLEETEETFFHAVITDVEPSAPQFKLAPTYTLYLAARYRASTHYRPELQPTERAHRLTVMLANVAGMIQRVIQERYMDASSLALWLANGSELLHMLKNDRHVGAFSTRAQDILTEAVHAAFASLVRCISLELAPAMSQFMADADEPAKEAGVLQIFSSTMALLRRCRVNAALTIQLFSHLFHTINATAFNALVSNTNLCVRWFGRRLKARLNALETWAERQGLELASQCHLATIMQATHLLQAPKYNAEELATLSSTCFKLNSLQVRALLQKYQPAADEPRLPAELIENVVKVAESVADTLARADGREIRLEEEPTLALALLLPEDGYSCEVIRGVPPGLAEFLAPLQRDGLCRMAPQPTSSGYWTIYMIDHHNNFRSPSAMSNRSGGYSCHTGPSSAQPEIHVIKLHKSTNGMGLSIVAAKGAGQDRLGIYIKSVVAGGAADADGRLTAGDQLLKVDGQSLVGITQEKAAEYLVRTGPVVTLEVAKQGAIYHGLATLLSQPSPVMTRAHKVRPKSEHLEASKVQEANEQPSTSHSMGNLLTVPRHAIDSVRSIDPVPSGPRRMSERDLPSRLGRDATAPQQQIHTSKSVPALHNVGTDGKQQHEVFNPGYSRASSSNSVTPPVTQPPSMTAINGTTSLRSRSSHNLHDPIRIGTLPPSGLVSRQQSSPNLNPGQTTASSNSSTTAIGTGSANILQSNEAERFYQNLSVYRNQDATAKQRYSPSQHSDERNPLQLQKSSRGSQNSLNRPGTFETSQPRDRPISAYVSQAQQQSYFGGQSQQQGNAAPPRSQSSRDIIRQEAKLQEMQEEVRRRELRGGVPIPPNQCRPTTYNIKSNMTQQSTNTVVRPTKSISSQPNFGSNTPVAVSSPTISTAGHAARQTTAANYGYMDSHYGPYVVQYGKSPPTHQHQHQHQYPHQHQHQHQLQPQPQLQSQHQHQHQHQNMQQQNLGHIQYNTQPSRGKNDSTRLQPNGMSLDYGRDQSGQEISRPYADQTRHFAAGSQYYLNGGSDVRSDQYISENGTNRTQTLPEGTASIQPNEIAPIRPVLPEDGFRESPPPPPPNTTHPLYNKQSDSRYTASMQDPPRGGYYPANGTAGTTLQPRQYQYSATNPWQREEREKEQALRREAARQWRDQQIAELSALPHRTSQQEEQLRALQLERDFQKRAEEVANQQDDEEESNDLDAESMQRVQGLLRPTTTQERGNLPEQHNPNLSRVNVASQSARGSHGVQSLGASMHSTSVTAHGVGTQQCSQSISNISLSQQENSGSHLSQNLQHEHTNQVQNTVGQIPMSSLIQLATSQKSCSLGIPQSIEDKEIQRRQDEIKRKQIEFDETLKRKEEEAKQQQIQHIYQQQQQQYLQQSQSHLKNQQVLHPSMLRLENLVINGPNAISTQNGNSDAPLPPERGSSYAVMSQQGALRTNSVNASNMMPLAHPQQSTSIKRVSFHDSNANPAEAMQRNVSTGNLSTPPSTTMDIIAEDPNNFINDAENLLASPKTPEGSGIPSTGSTPGVIGAQEVYKDPRQRRLAEKQKLQQNSQIGPVPEKLSFKEKMKMFAMETGEDGTPRDKVKISRAQREIDNIGNPTALNSNNNSTNNNNNIGSNTSIANNNSNNRN; from the exons ATGACAGTCTCGGAAGA aatggcCACGGAGTTGGCAAGTAAGAAGGCCGAACGCGAGGCACTGCGTGGCGTGATTCAACAATGGAATGCCAACCGCTTGGATCTGTTCGAGCTTTCGGAACCGAACGAA GACTTGGAGTTTCACGGAGTAATGAGATTTTACTTTCAAGACAGCGGTCAGAAAGTCGCGACCAAGTGCATCAGAGTAGCATCGGATGCGACAAGTCAAGCGGTGATCGaaactcttattgaaaaattcCGTCCAGATATGCGAATGCTTTCGGTTCCAGAATATGCCCTCTATGAAATTCACGAGAACGGTG AAGAACGTAAGCTCAGGCTAGATGAAAAACCGTTGCTAGTGCAATTGAACTGGCACATCGACGATCGCGAGGGACGTTTCCTTTTACGAAGAATCGACGACAAAACCAATGCTCAAGGCGTTGGTTTTTCTTGTTCAGACGGATCTAGCTTTCGCAGAAAGCTGAGTAAACGCGAGAAGAAACAAATGAAAAAGCAAGAGAAGCTCAGTCGGTTGAAGAGTCTGGAACAGGATGAAAATGCGGTACCCGTTGATCAGAATGGAGTGGCAGAGAAACTTTATACGG AGCTACCAGAAACTAGTTTTACCAGAAGCATTTCGAATCCAGAAGCTGTAATGAGAAGGCGACGGCAACAAAAGCTGGAGAGAAAGTTACAGCAATTTCGCAGTAAAGACGGCGGTCCTGATACGGGTGGAACGTTGAAGATTTACGGCGAGGCGCTTTGTAAAGACGTCCCATACAAAACGTTACTTTTAAGTGTACGGGATTCGGCAGTTCAAGTTGTACGGGAAATGCTCTCGAAGTACGGTTTGGAGAAGGTTGATCCGCAACAATATTGTCTTGTGcag GTGAACAGTGAACACGTGAGTGGAGGAACACAGCAGGAATATATATTGGACGATGATGAATGTCCTTTGGCCATTCTTATGAATCATCCTTCTGCGCGGG GTTCAATTATGTTCCATGTACGTAGAAGACCCGCGGATTACGTGCCTCGGAAGCGCAAGAAAAAACCTAGCGGAAAGTGGAACGAGTTTGACCACAG GTACGAGGACGAGAGATTACCCTTTTTACTCGAATTAAATCCTGATGGAAGTGACGTTCCAAATGGAGCCGGCATACGACACCGGTTGCAGCCTAACGTGACGGAGGTAGGCTCGGAAAGGCCCATAGGTCCACAGGCTGTACAAGCTCAAACCCTAACTTTGACTGGACCGATGGTCATGCCGAGGCATTGTGTGATTGcttttactgaaaatattgtTACACTTACGCCTTGCTCCAGAGACGCTCACACTTACGTTAACAATCAGAGGATACATCAGACAACGATACTCCAG AACGGAGCTATCGTCAAGTTCGGCAGACTACATACCTTCAGATTCATCGACCCAGCACCCGAGGAACGCATCAGACAACGACACGATTCTGGGAGGCAAATCGAATACGGCTACGACCG ACGCTCCCCAGACTTGACCAATCAAGAGACGAACGCGGAAAGATACGGGTCTGCGTCCGGAACTCCGAACGGGGGTCAGGTTCAAGTTCAAGGCCAGGGCCAGCCGGGTCAAGATCAACCGTCCCATCCGTCTAGTCCGAGCAAGTCCGCCGCGTCTGGCTCCGCCGCAGTTTGCCTCGCTCGAAGCCCGAATCACGCGCCGGAATCCACGCACAATTATGAAACTACCTTCGATCTCGATGGGAACGTTGAGACTGCCAGTCTGACCAGCAGCAGGGACGGTAACAG AACGTTGCAAAACGATCGACAACCACGCGGAACGGATCCGATTTTGCCAGCTGTGCTAGAGTTTCTTGAGGAAACGGAAGAGACCTTCTTCCATGCTGTAATCACGGATGTGGAGCCGTCAGCGCCTCAGTTTAAACTTGCGCCAACGTACACGCTTTACTTAGCGGCGAGATATCGTGCGAGTACGCATTATAGACCGGAGTTGCAACCTACGGAGAGAGCGCATAGATTGACAGTGATGTTGGCGAACGTCGCCGGTATGATACAACGAGTGATACAG GAACGGTACATGGACGCATCCTCCTTGGCTCTTTGGTTAGCAAACGGATCGGAACTGCTGCACATGCTGAAAAATGATCGACACGTCGGGGCGTTCTCGACAAGGGCGCAGGACATTTTGACGGAGGCAGTTCACGCGGCATTCGCGTCGTTGGTGCGCTGCATTTCTCTTGAActtgctccggcgatgtcgcagTTTATGGCCGACGCCGACGAGCCCGCCAAGGAAGCCGGAGTTCTGCAAATATTTTCGAGTACGATGGCTCTGCTGAGGCGGTGCAGAGTGAACGCCGCCCTCACGATTCAGTTGTTCAGTCATCTGTTTCACACGATAAACGCAACCGCGTTTAACGCGTTGGTTTCGAACACGAACTTGTGCGTAAGATGGTTCGGTCGTCGACTGAAAGCGAGATTGAACGCTCTCGAGACTTGGGCCGAGAGGCAGGGCCTCGAGCTTGCGAGTCAGTGTCACTTGGCGACGATCATGCAAGCGACCCATCTCCTCCAAGCGCCGAAATATAACGCGGAGGAGCTCGCTACATTGAGTTCTACCTGTTTTAAGCTAAATTCCCTTCAAGTCAGGGCATTGTTGCAAAAATATCAACCAGCCGCGGACGAGCCGAGACTTCCGGCAGAGTTAATCGAAAACGTAGTAAAA GTGGCGGAAAGCGTGGCCGATACGCTCGCACGTGCCGATGGGAGAGAAATTCGACTCGAGGAGGAACCCACGCTAGCGTTGGCTCTCCTTCTCCCAGAGGACGGATACAGTTGCGAAGTAATACGTGGAGTACCACCGGGTTTGGCTGAATTTTTAGCTCCCTTACAACGAGATGGTCTGTGTCGGATGGCGCCACAGCCTACGAGCAGTGGATACTGGACCATATATATGATAGATCATCACAATAAC TTTCGTAGTCCCAGTGCGATGAGTAACAGGTCTGGAGGCTATTCGTGTCACACTGGACCTAGTTCGGCTCAGCCAGAGATTCACGTAATAAAGTTACATAAATCGACTAATGGAATGGGTTTGAGCATCGTCGCAGCAAAG GGTGCTGGTCAAGATAGGCTCGGAATATACATAAAAAGTGTTGTTGCAGGCGGTGCTGCTGATGCT GACGGTAGATTGACAGCAGGCGATCAGTTACTTAAGGTGGACGGACAAAGTTTAGTCGGAATTACTCAAGAAAA GGCTGCCGAATATTTGGTGCGTACCGGACCGGTAGTAACCCTCGAAGTTGCCAAACAGGGTGCCATATACCATGGTTTGGCCACTCTACTGTCGCAGCCTTCGCCTGTTATGACCAGAG CGCACAAAGTTCGACCCAAGTCCGAGCATTTGGAAGCTTCGAAGGTGCAGGAAGCGAACGAGCAGCCGTCTACATCCCATTCGATGGGTAATTTGTTGACCGTACCAAGGCACGCGATCGATTCGGTCCGTTCAATTGATCCAGTACCATCAG GACCTCGTCGCATGAGTGAACGAGATTTACCGTCACGACTTGGACGTGACGCAACCGCTCCTCAGCAACAAATACATACCAGCAAGTCCGTGCCAGCGTTGCACA ACGTTGGCACCGACGGGAAACAGCAACACGAGGTATTCAATCCTGGTTACAGTAGAGCATCATCCAGCAACAGCGTTACACCACCGGTTACCCAACCACCGTCGATGACCGCAATCAACGGTACTACATCGCTGCGTTCTCG CTCGAGTCATAATTTGCATGACCCGATAAGGATCGGAACACTACCGCCAAGCGGACTTGTAAGTAGACAGCAGTCATCGCCGAATTTAAATCCCGGTCAGACGACCGCGAGTAGCAATAGTTCGACGACTGCTATCGGAACAGGCTCCGCAAATATTCTTCAAAGTAACGAAGCCGAGAGATTTTATCAGAACTTAAGTGTCTACAGAAATCAAGACGCAACGGCAAAACAGCGATATAGCCCTTCTCAACATTCGGACGAAAG AAATCCACTTCAGTTGCAGAAGAGTTCGAGAGGCTCTCAGAATTCTTTAAATCGTCCAGGTACGTTCGAAACAAGCCAACCTAGGGATCGACCGATATCCGCCTACGTATCGCAAGCTCAACAACAATCTTACTTTGGTGGCCAATCGCAACAACAAGGCAACGCAGCACCTCCAAGATCACAATCCTCACGGGACATAATACGACAAGAAGCGAAGCTTCAAGAAATGCAAGAAGAAGTCAGGAGACGCGAATTGCGAGGTGGCGTACCAATCCCGCCCAATCAGTGTCGACCTACCACGTATAACATAAAATCGAATATGACACAACAATCGACTAATACAGTCGTTCGGCCGACGAAATCGATCAGTTCTCAACCAAATTTCGGATCAAATACGCCAGTGGCGGTGTCTTCACCGACGATTTCGACAGCTGGTCATGCTGCGAGGCAAACGACCGCTGCAAATTACGGTTACATGGACTCGCATTACGGGCCGTACGTAGTCCAGTATGGTAAGTCTCCGCCTACGCATCAGCATCAACATCAACATCAGTATCCACATCAGCACCAGCACCAACATCAACTTCAGCCGCAGCCTCAACTTCAATCGCAGCATCAGCACCAGCATCAACATCAAAATATGCAACAACAAAACCTTGGACATATTCAGTACAACACCCAACCGTCGAGGGGAAAAAACGATTCGACTCGATTGCAACCAAACGGGATGTCACTTGACTACGGAAGGGATCAAAGTGGTCAAGAAATTAGTAGACCGTATGCTGACCAAACTCGGCACTTTGCTGCTGGATCGCAGTATTATTTGAATGGCGGTTCGGATGTGCGaagcgatcaatatattagtgaaAACGGTACGAACAGAACGCAAACTTTACCGGAAGGAACCGCGTCCATCCAGCCGAATGAAATTGCTCCTATACGACCTGTACTTCCTGAAGATGGATTCAGAGAAAGTCCTCCGCCTCCACCACCGAATACGACTCATCCTCTCTACAACAAGCAATCGGATTCGAGATACACCGCGAGCATGCAAGATCCTCCTCGAGGTGGATATTACCCAGCAAATGGAACGGCGGGAACTACTTTACAACCGCGACAATATCAATACAGCGCTACAAATCCTTGGCAGCGAGAAGAAAGGGAAAAGGAACAAGCGCTCAGGAGGGAAGCTGCAAGACAGTGGCGAGATCAACAAATAGCGGAATTGAGTGCATTACCTCATAGAACCTCGCAACAGGAAGAGCAGCTTCGAGCTCTCCAGTTGGAAAGAGATTTCCAAAAAAGAGCCGAGGAAGTTGCTAACCAGCAAGACGACGAAGAAGAAAGTAACGATTTGGATGCTGAAAGCATGCAGCGAGTTCAGGGTTTACTTCGTCCAACTACGACTCAAGAGCGAGGAAATCTGCCAGAACAACATAATCCTAATTTGTCCAGGGTCAACGTTGCCAGTCAATCTGCCCGGGGTAGCCACGGTGTTCAATCTCTCGGTGCATCGATGCATTCTACGAGTGTTACCGCGCACGGTGTCGGTACTCAGCAATGTTCGCAAAGTATTTCAAATATCTCTTTAAGCCAACAAGAAAACTCTGGCTCGCACTTGTCCCAAAATCTGCAACACGAACATACCAATCAAGTACAAAATACTGTCGGGCAAATACCGATGTCATCTTTGATTCAGTTGGCTACTTCTCAGAAGTCCTGTTCTCTTGGCATTCCTCAGTCTATCGAAGACAAAGAAATTCAACGTAGGCAGGATGAGATTAAAAGAAAGCAAATCGAATTCGACGAAACTCTAAAACGGAAGGAAGAAGAGGCTAAACAACAACAAATTCAACACATAtatcagcagcagcaacagcagtaTTTACAACAATCACAATCCCATCTTAAGAATCAACAAGTATTACATCCTAGTATGTTGCGGTTGGAGAATCTGGTTATCAATGGACCGAATGCAATCT CAACCCAAAATGGTAATAGTGACGCACCTTTGCCACCGGAACGGGGCTCTAGCTACGCTGTGATGTCGCAACAAGGTGCTCTCAGAACGAATAGTGTGAACGCGTCTAATATGATGCCGTTGGCCCATCCTCAACAGTCAACTTCCATTAAAAGAGTCTCATTTCACGACTCGAACGCGAATCCAGCGGAAGCTATGCAACGAAACGTTTCGACTGGAAATTTAAGCACGCCACCATCCACAACTATGGATATTATTGCGGAAGATCCAAAT AATTTCATCAACGATGCAGAAAATTTATTGGCATCTCCAAAGACACCCGAAGGATCTGGTATTCCAAGTACCGGCAGCACACCTGGCGTGATAGGTGCTCAGGAAGTTTACAA GGATCCGAGGCAAAGACGATTGGCTGAGAAGCAAAAACTGCAACAGAATTCTCAAATTGGGCCAGTACCTGAGAAACTCAGCTTTAAAGAAAAGATGAAAATGTTCGCAATGGAAACCGGCGAAGACGGGACACCTCGGGATAAAGTGAAGATTTCACGCGCCCAACGCGAAATTGATAACATAGGTAATCCTACAGCTCTAAACAGCAATAACAACAGTACCAACAACAATAATAACATTGGTAGCAATACTTCTATCGCCAACAATAATAGCAACAATAGGAATTAA